One genomic window of Microtus ochrogaster isolate Prairie Vole_2 chromosome 21, MicOch1.0, whole genome shotgun sequence includes the following:
- the Kirrel1 gene encoding kin of IRRE-like protein 1, protein MSLESYSTYLMNCQSSLLPKKPRFLNQKMWAPRLAIAYLISVTLVLALPGTQTRFSQEPADQTVVAGQRAVLPCVLLNYSGIVQWTKDGLALGMGQGLKAWPRYRVVGSADAGQYNLEITDAELSDDASYECQATEAALRSRRAKLTVLIPPEDTRIDGGPVILLQAGTPHNLTCRAFNAKPAASIIWFRDGTQQEGAVATTELLTDGKRETTISQLLIHPTDLDIGRVFTCRSMNEAIPNGKETSIELDVHHPPTVTLSIEPQTVQEGERVIFTCQATANPEILGYRWAKGGFLIEDAHESRYETNVDYSFFTEPVSCEVYNKVGSTNVSTLVNVHFAPRIVVDPKPTTTDIGSDVTLTCVWVGNPPLTLTWTKKDSNMVLSNSNQLLLKSVTQADAGTYTCRAIVPRIGVAEREVPLYVNGPPIISSEAVQFAVRGDGGKVECFIGSTPPPDRIAWAWKENFLEVGTLERYTVERTNSGSGVLSTLTINNVMEADFQTHYNCTAWNSFGPGTAIIQLEEREVLPVGIIAGATIGVSILVIFFFVALVFFLYRRRKGSRKDVTLRKLDIKVETVNREPLTMHSDREDDAASISTATRVMKAIYSSFKDDVDLKQDLRCDTIDTREEYEMKDPTNGYYNVRAHEDRPSSRAVLYADYRAPGPTRFDGRPSSRLSHSSGYAQLNTYSRAPASDYGTEPSPSGPSAPGGTDTTSQLSYENYEKFNSHPFPGAAGYPTYRLGYPQAPPSGLERTPYEAYDPIGKYATATRFSYTSQHSDYGQRFQQRMQTHV, encoded by the exons TTTTAGCTTTACCTGGGACCCAGACTCGCTTCAGCCAGGAGCCAGCTGATCAGACTGTGGTGGCTGGACAGCGGGCTGTGCTGCCGTGTGTGCTCCTCAACTACTCTGGGATTGTACAATGGACCAAGGACGGGCTGGCTCTTGGCATGGGCCAGGGCCTCAAAG CCTGGCCACGGTACCGGGTCGTGGGCTCTGCGGACGCTGGTCAATACAACTTGGAGATCACAGATGCCGAACTCTCCGACGATGCTTCCTATGAGTGCCAGGCCACAGAGGCTGCACTGCGCTCCCGGCGGGCCAAACTCACCGTGCTCA tTCCTCCAGAGGACACACGGATTGATGGCGGCCCTGTGATTCTGCTGCAAGCAGGCACCCCCCACAACCTCACATGCCGAGCCTTTAATGCCAAGCCTGCTGCCAGCATCATTTGGTTCCGTGATGGGACACAACAGGAGGGGGCTGTGGCTACCACG gaACTACTGACGGATGGGAAAAGGGAGACTACAATCAGCCAGCTGCTCATCCACCCCACAGACCTGGACATCGGTCGTGTGTTCACCTGTCGGAGCATGAATGAGGCCATCCCCAATGGCAAGGAGACATCCATTGAGCTCGATGTACACC ATCCTCCTACAGTGACTCTGTCCATTGAACCGCAGACAGTGCAGGAGGGAGAGCGAGTCATCTTTACATGCCAGGCCACAGCCAACCCTGAGATCCTGGGCTACAG GTGGGCCAAGGGGGGGTTCTTGATTGAAGATGCCCATGAGAGTCGTTACGAGACAAATGTTGATTACTCCTTCTTCACGGAGCCTGTGTCTTGTGAGGTCTACAACAAAGTGGGGAGCACCAACGTCAGCACTTTGGTGAATGTTCACT TTGCCCCCCGGATTGTAGTTGACCCAAAGCCCACAACCACAGACATTGGCTCTGATGTGACCCTCACCTGTGTCTGGGTTGGGAACCCCCCACTCACCCTCACCTGGACCAAGAAGGACTCAAACATG GTCCTGAGTAACAGCAATCAGCTGTTGCTGAAGTCAGTGACCCAGGCAGATGCTGGCACCTATACCTGTCGGGCCATTGTGCCTCGAATCGGAGTGGCTGAGCGAGAGGTACCACTTTATGTAAATG GACCCCCTATTATCTCCAGCGAGGCAGTGCAGTTTGCTGTGAGAGGTGACGGTGGCAAGGTGGAGTGCTTTATTGGGAGTACCCCACCTCCGGATCGAATT GCTTGGGCATGGAAGGAGAACTTCCTAGAGGTGGGCACCCTGGAGCGGTACACCGTGGAGAGGACTAACTCAGGAAGTGGCGTGCTGTCCACACTCACCATCAACAATGTCATGGAGGCTGACTTCCAGACCCACTACAACTGTACTGCTTGGAACAGCTTCGGGCCAGGCACTGCCATCATCCAGCTAGAAGAAAGAG AGGTGTTACCTGTGGGCATCATTGCTGGGGCCACCATTGGTGTAAGCATCCTGGTCATCTTCTTCTTTGTCGCCTTAGTGTTCTTCCTCTACCGACGTCGCAAAGGCA GTCGAAAGGATGTGACCTTGAGGAAGCTAGACATCAAGGTAGAGACGGTGAATCGGGAGCCACTCACAATGCATTCTGACCGGGAAGATGATGCTGCCAGCATTTCCACAGCAACTCGGGTCATGAAGGCCATCTACTCG TCTTTTAAGGATGATGTGGATCTGAAGCAGGACCTGCGCTGTGACACCATCGATACACGGGAAGAGTATGAGATGAAG GATCCTACCAATGGTTATTACAATGTGCGTGCCCACGAAGATCGCCCGTCCTCCAGGGCGGTGCTGTATGCGGACTACCGTGCCCCTGGCCCTACACGTTTTGATGGCCGCCCGTCATCTCGCCTCTCCCATTCCAGTGGCTATGCCCAACTCAATACGTATAGCCGGGCCCCTGCCTCTGACTATGGCACAGAGCCCTCACCCTCTGGCCCTTCTGCTCCAGGTGGCACGGATACAACCAGCCAGCTGTCCTACGAGAACTATGAAAAATTCAACTCCCATCCTTTCCCCGGGGCAGCCGGGTATCCTACCTACCGTCTAGGCTACCCCCAGGCCCCACCCTCTGGCCTGGAGAGGACCCCCTATGAAGCATATGACCCTATTGGCAAGTATGCCACAGCCACTCGATTCTCCTATACCTCTCAGCACTCAGACTATGGCCAGCGATTTCAGCAGCGCATGCAAACTCATGTGTAG